A window from Rhea pennata isolate bPtePen1 chromosome 1, bPtePen1.pri, whole genome shotgun sequence encodes these proteins:
- the MRPL57 gene encoding large ribosomal subunit protein mL63, with product MFLTIALLRKRIPGKQWIGKYRRPRVVTLSMKQAMIRRLEIEAENEYWLSRPYLTREQEYNHNAEERRAKWEALRSLVTSKFPEHRYIRDHLNHLNVSKKWTS from the coding sequence ATGTTTTTAACAATAGCATTACTCCGAAAGAGAATTCCTGGGAAACAATGGATTGGAAAATACAGGCGACCAAGAGTGGTTACCCTTTCGATGAAGCAGGCAATGATCCGAAGGTTGGAAATTGAAGCAGAGAATGAATATTGGCTGAGTCGACCTTACCTGACACGGGAACAGGAATACAATCATAATGCAGAAGAGAGACGTGCAAAATGGGAAGCTTTGAGAAGCCTGGTAACGTCCAAGTTCCCTGAGCACAGATATATCAGGGATCACCTGAACCACTTAAATGTGTCAAAAAAGTGGACATCTTGA